Proteins from a single region of Budorcas taxicolor isolate Tak-1 chromosome 11, Takin1.1, whole genome shotgun sequence:
- the LOC128055755 gene encoding beta-lactoglobulin, translating into MKCLLLALGLALACGIQAIIVTQTMKGLDIQKVAGTWYSLAMAASDISLLDAQSAPLRVYVEELKPTPEGDLEILLRKWENGECAQKKIIAEKTKIPAVFKIDALNENKVLVLDTDYKKYLLFCMENSAEPEQSLACQCLVRTPEVDNEALEKFDKALKALPMHIRLAFNPTQLEDDVIPASPISGTRRDQDRSHPSWDPGPSKLLLGPPARGRSFFSNKGINLCSPF; encoded by the exons ATGAAGTGCCTCCTGCTTGCCCTGGGCCTGGCCCTCGCCTGTGGCATCCAGGCCATCATCGTCACCCAGACCATGAAAGGCCTGGACATCCAGAAG GTGGCGGGGACTTGGTACTCCTTGGCTATGGCGGCCAGTGACATCTCCCTGCTGGACGCCCAGAGTGCCCCCCTGAGAGTGTACGTGGAGGAGCTGAAGCCCACCCCCGAGGGCGACCTGGAGATCCTGCTGCGGAAATG GGAGAACGGCGAGTGTGCTCAGAAGAAGATCATTGCAGAAAAAACCAAGATCCCTGCGGTGTTCAAGATCGATG CCTTGAACGAGAACAAAGTCCTTGTGCTGGACACCGACTACAAAAAGTACCTGCTCTTCTGCATGGAAAACAGTGCTGAGCCCGAGCAAAGCCTGGCCTGCCAGTGCCTGG TCAGGACCCCGGAGGTGGACAACGAGGCCCTGGAGAAATTCGACAAAGCCCTCAAGGCCCTGCCCATGCACATCCGGCTCGCCTTCAACCCGACCCAGCTGGAGG ACGACGTCATCCCCGCCTCCCCCATCAGCGGGACCAGGAGGGACCAGGACCGCAGTCACCCCTCCTGGGACCCAGGCCCCTCCAAGCTCCTCCTGGGGCCTCCTGCTCGGGGCCGCTCCTTCTTCAGCAATAAAGGCATAAACCTGTGCTCTCCCTTCTGA